One part of the Maribacter aquivivus genome encodes these proteins:
- a CDS encoding (Fe-S)-binding protein: MQYLPNIIFVVLLIVGIGFFVKNVSRLKRNIFLGKEASVTDNKPQRWKNMAKIALGQSKMVVRPIAGALHIIVYVGFVIINIEVLEIILDGIFGTHRMFAVLGPVYDFLIGSFEVLALLVIIAVVVFWIRRNVIKLKRFFKPEMEGWPKQDGNLILYIELILMALFLTMNAADYQLQQMGAEHYAAAGSFPISSFIAPMFEGMSISTLVLIERTAWWVHIAGILFFLNYLYYSKHLHILLAFPNTYYGKLTPKGQFRNLQSVTDEVRMMMDPDADPYAEPAEDAAVPDKFGASDVQDLSWVQLLNAYTCTECGRCTSECPANQTGKKLSPRKIMMDTRDRLEEVGKNIDANNGEFKDDGKQLLNDFITPEELWACTSCNACVEACPISIDPLSIIMDMRQYLVMEQSAAPTDLNNMMGNIENNGAPWPFNQMDRLNWSKES, encoded by the coding sequence TTTTTTTAGGTAAAGAAGCGTCTGTAACAGATAACAAACCACAACGTTGGAAAAACATGGCTAAGATTGCGCTTGGGCAATCTAAAATGGTGGTACGTCCAATTGCAGGAGCACTACATATTATTGTTTATGTTGGTTTTGTTATTATAAACATTGAAGTTCTAGAAATTATTTTAGATGGTATTTTTGGTACACATAGAATGTTTGCGGTATTAGGACCTGTATATGATTTCTTAATCGGTTCATTTGAAGTTTTAGCCTTATTGGTTATAATAGCTGTTGTTGTTTTTTGGATTAGAAGGAATGTTATAAAACTGAAACGATTCTTTAAGCCAGAAATGGAAGGATGGCCTAAACAAGATGGAAACCTTATTCTATATATCGAACTCATATTAATGGCGTTGTTTTTGACTATGAACGCTGCAGATTACCAACTACAACAAATGGGTGCAGAACATTATGCTGCTGCAGGATCTTTTCCTATTAGTAGTTTTATAGCTCCTATGTTTGAAGGCATGTCTATTTCTACGTTGGTATTAATAGAACGTACTGCTTGGTGGGTGCATATTGCAGGAATTTTATTTTTCCTAAACTACTTATATTACTCAAAGCATCTTCATATTCTTTTGGCTTTCCCTAATACTTATTACGGTAAGTTGACACCAAAAGGACAGTTTAGAAACTTACAGTCTGTTACAGATGAAGTTCGTATGATGATGGATCCAGATGCTGATCCGTATGCAGAACCTGCAGAAGATGCAGCTGTTCCAGATAAGTTTGGGGCTTCTGACGTGCAAGATTTAAGTTGGGTACAATTATTAAATGCATATACCTGTACAGAATGTGGTCGTTGTACTAGTGAATGTCCTGCAAACCAGACTGGAAAAAAATTATCTCCTCGTAAGATTATGATGGATACCCGTGATCGTTTAGAAGAAGTGGGTAAGAATATAGACGCGAATAATGGTGAATTTAAAGACGATGGTAAGCAGTTACTGAACGATTTTATTACTCCCGAAGAATTATGGGCGTGTACATCATGTAATGCATGTGTTGAGGCTTGTCCAATAAGTATTGATCCTCTTTCTATTATTATGGATATGAGACAGTATTTGGTTATGGAACAATCTGCAGCTCCTACAGATTTGAATAACATGATGGGTAATATAGAGAATAATGGAGCACCTTGGCCATTTAACCAAATGGACCGTTTAAATTGGAGTAAAGAATCTTAA
- a CDS encoding (Fe-S)-binding protein — protein sequence MASELKVPTMAEFFASGTVPEVLFWVGCAGSFDDRAKKITKAFVKILNKANVSFAVLGTEESCTGDPAKRAGNEFLFQMQAVTNIEVLNAYEIKKIVTACPHCFNTIKNEYPGLGGNYEVVHHTQFLKDLLTEGRISMEGGNFKGKRITFHDPCYLGRANGVYEAPRDLIRKLDAELIEMKSCKQRGLCCGAGGAQMFKEPEKGDKDVNIERTEQALETKPEIIAAGCPFCNTMMTDGVKNKEREGDVQVMDIAEMIATAEDL from the coding sequence ATGGCAAGTGAATTAAAAGTGCCTACAATGGCAGAATTTTTTGCGTCGGGAACCGTACCTGAAGTTTTGTTTTGGGTAGGTTGTGCTGGTAGTTTTGATGATAGAGCAAAGAAAATAACGAAGGCTTTCGTAAAGATTTTGAATAAGGCTAACGTGTCTTTTGCGGTACTTGGTACAGAAGAAAGTTGTACGGGTGACCCTGCAAAACGTGCTGGTAATGAGTTTTTGTTTCAGATGCAAGCAGTAACTAATATTGAGGTGCTGAATGCTTATGAAATAAAAAAAATAGTAACAGCATGCCCGCATTGTTTTAATACTATTAAAAATGAATACCCAGGTTTAGGGGGTAACTATGAAGTTGTTCATCATACACAGTTTCTAAAAGATTTATTGACTGAAGGTAGAATTTCTATGGAAGGCGGTAACTTTAAGGGAAAACGCATTACATTTCACGATCCTTGCTATTTAGGTAGAGCAAACGGAGTATACGAGGCACCAAGAGATTTAATTAGAAAACTAGATGCTGAGCTTATTGAAATGAAAAGCTGCAAACAAAGAGGTCTTTGTTGTGGTGCAGGTGGCGCACAAATGTTCAAAGAGCCTGAAAAGGGTGATAAGGATGTAAATATTGAGCGTACAGAGCAAGCATTAGAAACAAAACCTGAAATTATTGCGGCAGGTTGTCCTTTCTGTAATACGATGATGACAGATGGTGTTAAGAATAAAGAAAGAGAAGGTGATGTTCAGGTAATGGATATTGCTGAAATGATTGCAACGGCCGAAGACTTATAA
- a CDS encoding ABC transporter ATPase, whose product MLVEFKTLPETARVWIYQCNRSFSEKEITEIGSDLDTFLTSWTAHGNDLNAGYEIKYKRFIVIALDQRTQGATGCSIDASVHFIQALEKKYNVLLLDKMNVSYKQGEFVAYKSLIDFKAMAKQKAISKNTIVFNNLVTNKGEYLEHWEVPASESWHARFL is encoded by the coding sequence TTGCTAGTAGAATTTAAAACATTACCAGAAACTGCAAGAGTTTGGATATATCAATGCAATCGTTCATTTTCTGAAAAGGAAATAACGGAAATTGGTTCAGACTTAGATACTTTTTTAACTTCATGGACCGCTCACGGTAATGACCTAAATGCAGGTTACGAAATAAAGTATAAACGATTTATAGTGATAGCTCTTGATCAAAGGACCCAAGGGGCTACTGGTTGCTCTATAGATGCTTCTGTACATTTTATACAGGCTTTAGAAAAGAAGTATAATGTTCTTCTATTAGATAAAATGAACGTTTCATACAAACAAGGTGAGTTTGTAGCTTATAAAAGTCTAATTGACTTTAAGGCTATGGCGAAACAAAAGGCTATTTCTAAAAATACGATTGTATTCAACAATCTGGTTACCAACAAAGGAGAGTATCTTGAGCATTGGGAAGTACCTGCTTCTGAGAGTTGGCATGCTCGTTTCCTTTAA
- a CDS encoding glycoside hydrolase family 3 N-terminal domain-containing protein, translated as MRYIFILICGLFCCSSLPAQNPLVTKDSTAQQRWVDAQYAQMSLDQKLGQLFMVSVASNQSKQATNLIKDLILKEHLGGVIFSKGGPVRQAKLTNDYQAASKIPLLIGMDAEWGLSMRLDSTYAFPWNMTLGAIQDNSIVEKVGYQIGKHSKRLGVQINFAPDLDINTNPKNPIIGNRSFGENRDNVVDKGTAFARGMESAGVLANGKHFPGHGDTEVDSHHNLPVIPFSRKRLDSLELYPFKKLISSGLSSIMVAHLEVPALEMKKGMPSSLSEQIISGILKEELGYEGLIFTDALNMKGVSTKGKDGSVELDAFMAGNDMLLMPENIVSGKEKLTKAYEKGKLSEERLAYSVKKILQAKYKAGLNRYKPVQIDNLYEDLNSLEDDIIYEQAIENAITVVKNKLDLLAVKNLDNKKIAYVKMGDSDNEAFLKGLKNYADVTVVEANDINTLKAKLKDFNLIIVGHHKSNESPWKSYKFSTKELNWLQEIGSERTSNLILCVFAKPYALSDIKSYDTIDAVVMSYQNSDIAQEKTAEILFGAVGATGKLPVTAHKEFPVHTGVLIKPLSRLGYSIPERVGMSSKGLREIDELMSHGLDSLMFPGAQVLVARKGKVIYQKSFGKPTYDSKERITNDYIYDLASLTKILATLPMVMKMEEEGRIGLNNTFEELVPNYSNTEIKNVTVLKALSHYGRLPAWIPFYINTLDENKKPSGEFYRNSPLPGFSTKVYDNLYLADAYKDSIYNRIGRQDLKSNRYRYSDVPYYVMKKVVEESYGQRLDGLTNKFLYNRIGANHTSYNPLEKFDKNMIVPSEEDNYYRYGTVQGYVHDMGAAMQAGVGGHAGLFSNSNDIAKIMQMYLQDGYYGGTKFFDSRTVKKFNTCYFCDNNVRRGVGFDKPQLQHSGPTCGCVSRKSFGHSGFTGTYTWADPEEEIVYVFLSNRTYPSASNTLLVKSGLRTRIQQVIYDSILN; from the coding sequence ATGCGCTATATTTTTATTCTTATTTGTGGATTGTTTTGCTGTTCAAGTTTACCGGCTCAAAACCCCTTAGTAACCAAAGACAGTACTGCTCAACAGCGTTGGGTAGATGCGCAGTATGCTCAAATGAGCTTAGATCAAAAACTTGGTCAGCTGTTTATGGTAAGTGTTGCTTCTAATCAAAGTAAGCAAGCTACAAATCTAATTAAGGATTTAATACTTAAAGAGCACCTGGGTGGTGTTATCTTTTCTAAAGGCGGACCTGTTCGACAAGCGAAACTTACAAATGATTATCAAGCTGCTTCAAAAATTCCATTACTTATTGGAATGGATGCTGAGTGGGGACTTTCTATGAGATTAGATTCTACCTATGCATTCCCTTGGAATATGACTTTGGGTGCTATTCAAGATAATTCAATTGTAGAAAAAGTTGGATATCAAATAGGTAAGCATTCAAAACGTTTAGGGGTACAAATAAATTTTGCTCCAGATTTAGATATTAATACAAATCCGAAAAACCCCATTATTGGAAATCGTTCTTTTGGCGAAAATAGAGATAATGTTGTTGACAAAGGAACAGCTTTCGCCAGAGGAATGGAAAGTGCTGGGGTTTTGGCAAATGGGAAGCATTTTCCTGGTCATGGTGATACGGAAGTAGATTCTCATCACAATTTGCCGGTAATTCCGTTCTCAAGAAAAAGATTGGATAGCTTAGAATTGTATCCATTCAAGAAATTAATCAGTTCAGGTTTAAGTAGTATAATGGTAGCTCACCTAGAGGTGCCAGCACTGGAAATGAAAAAAGGGATGCCTTCTTCTTTATCGGAACAAATCATATCCGGAATTTTAAAAGAAGAGCTAGGTTACGAGGGATTAATCTTTACCGATGCCCTAAATATGAAAGGAGTTTCTACTAAAGGTAAAGATGGTAGCGTAGAATTGGATGCTTTTATGGCAGGTAATGATATGTTGTTAATGCCAGAAAATATTGTAAGTGGAAAAGAAAAATTAACAAAAGCATACGAAAAGGGTAAGTTGTCTGAAGAGCGTTTGGCTTATTCTGTCAAAAAAATTTTACAGGCAAAATATAAGGCTGGTTTAAATAGGTATAAGCCCGTACAAATAGACAACTTATATGAAGATTTAAATAGTCTAGAAGATGATATTATTTATGAGCAAGCTATAGAGAATGCGATAACTGTAGTAAAGAATAAATTAGATTTGCTTGCGGTAAAGAATCTTGATAATAAGAAGATTGCTTACGTGAAAATGGGCGACTCAGATAACGAGGCTTTCTTAAAAGGGTTAAAGAATTATGCCGATGTTACGGTGGTTGAAGCGAATGATATAAATACTTTGAAAGCTAAACTTAAAGATTTCAATTTAATTATTGTTGGCCACCATAAGAGTAACGAAAGTCCGTGGAAATCATATAAATTTTCAACTAAAGAACTGAATTGGTTACAAGAAATTGGTAGCGAACGAACTTCAAATCTAATTCTTTGTGTTTTTGCTAAGCCATATGCGTTATCAGATATCAAATCATATGATACAATTGATGCTGTAGTTATGTCTTATCAGAATAGTGATATTGCTCAAGAGAAGACAGCTGAAATATTATTTGGAGCTGTTGGGGCAACAGGTAAATTACCTGTAACGGCCCACAAAGAGTTTCCTGTTCATACGGGCGTACTAATTAAACCACTAAGCAGACTAGGTTATAGTATACCAGAACGTGTTGGTATGAGTTCTAAGGGGCTAAGAGAGATAGATGAGTTAATGAGTCATGGGTTAGATAGTTTAATGTTTCCTGGAGCTCAAGTTTTAGTCGCTAGAAAGGGAAAAGTGATCTATCAGAAAAGTTTTGGGAAACCAACATATGACAGTAAAGAGAGAATAACCAATGATTATATATATGATTTGGCTTCTTTGACAAAAATATTAGCCACATTACCAATGGTAATGAAAATGGAAGAAGAGGGTAGAATAGGTTTGAACAATACTTTTGAAGAATTAGTTCCGAATTACTCTAACACCGAAATTAAAAATGTAACTGTTTTAAAAGCACTTTCTCATTATGGTCGTTTGCCAGCGTGGATTCCTTTTTACATCAATACATTAGATGAAAACAAAAAGCCTTCAGGTGAATTTTATAGAAACTCGCCATTACCCGGTTTTTCAACCAAAGTATATGATAATCTGTATTTAGCAGATGCTTACAAAGATTCAATTTATAATAGAATTGGAAGACAAGATTTAAAGTCTAATAGATATCGTTACAGCGACGTTCCGTATTATGTAATGAAAAAGGTTGTTGAAGAAAGTTACGGTCAAAGGCTAGACGGATTAACAAATAAATTTCTTTATAATAGAATTGGTGCAAACCATACATCATATAATCCTTTAGAGAAATTTGATAAGAATATGATTGTACCTTCTGAAGAGGATAATTATTATAGATATGGTACCGTACAAGGTTACGTTCATGATATGGGTGCTGCAATGCAAGCAGGCGTAGGTGGTCATGCCGGACTCTTTAGTAACTCTAATGACATTGCCAAGATCATGCAAATGTACCTTCAAGACGGGTATTATGGAGGTACTAAATTCTTTGATTCTAGAACGGTTAAAAAATTCAATACCTGTTATTTTTGTGATAACAACGTGCGTAGGGGAGTTGGTTTTGATAAACCACAGCTACAGCACAGTGGTCCAACTTGTGGATGTGTTTCAAGAAAAAGTTTTGGGCACAGTGGTTTTACAGGAACCTATACTTGGGCAGATCCAGAAGAAGAAATTGTCTACGTATTTTTATCTAACAGAACATATCCATCTGCATCTAACACACTTTTAGTTAAATCTGGGTTAAGAACTAGAATTCAACAGGTTATTTACGATTCAATTCTGAATTAA
- the bshA gene encoding N-acetyl-alpha-D-glucosaminyl L-malate synthase BshA: MKIAIVCYPTFGGSGVVATELGIALANRGHEIHFITYKQPVRLELLSNKIFFHEVHVPEYPLFHYQPYELALSSKLVDTIKLHKIDLLHVHYAIPHAYAGYMAKKMLEEEGIYVPMITTLHGTDITLVGKHPFYKPAVTFSINQSDVVTSVSESLKQGTLDTFDIKGNIEVIPNFIDAKKYSTSFTDCQRSNMATEGERIVTHISNFRKVKRIPDVVKIFSKIQLQIPSKLIMVGEGPEKEGAERLCEELGIADKVIFLGNSNEIDKILCFSDLFLLPSETESFGLAALEAMINKVPVISSNAGGIPEVNTEGVSGFLSDVGDINDMAAKAITILKSDSVLERFKLNALKEAQRFDIQKVVPLYEEVYERAYKGRFKNV; encoded by the coding sequence ATGAAAATAGCAATAGTATGTTACCCTACCTTTGGAGGTAGTGGTGTTGTCGCAACAGAATTAGGAATTGCATTGGCTAACAGAGGTCATGAAATTCATTTTATTACCTACAAGCAACCTGTTCGTTTAGAGTTGTTGAGTAATAAAATATTCTTTCATGAAGTTCATGTGCCAGAATATCCTTTGTTTCATTATCAGCCTTATGAACTTGCATTATCTAGCAAGTTAGTTGATACCATTAAACTTCATAAAATAGATTTGCTTCATGTGCATTATGCTATACCTCATGCGTATGCAGGTTACATGGCTAAGAAAATGCTTGAAGAAGAAGGTATTTATGTACCTATGATCACAACGTTACACGGTACTGATATTACTTTAGTTGGTAAACACCCTTTTTATAAGCCAGCAGTTACTTTTAGTATCAATCAATCTGATGTAGTTACTTCTGTTTCTGAAAGTTTAAAACAAGGTACTTTAGATACTTTTGATATTAAAGGCAATATAGAAGTTATCCCTAACTTTATCGATGCAAAAAAATATAGTACATCTTTTACCGATTGCCAAAGGTCTAACATGGCAACAGAAGGCGAACGAATAGTTACACACATAAGTAATTTTAGAAAAGTAAAACGTATACCTGATGTCGTAAAAATATTCAGTAAAATTCAATTGCAGATTCCTTCTAAATTAATTATGGTCGGTGAAGGACCTGAGAAAGAAGGAGCAGAACGTTTGTGCGAAGAATTAGGTATAGCAGATAAGGTTATATTTTTAGGTAATAGTAATGAGATCGATAAGATTTTATGTTTTTCAGATTTATTCTTACTACCGTCAGAGACAGAAAGCTTTGGACTAGCAGCTCTTGAGGCTATGATAAATAAGGTTCCTGTTATTTCTAGTAATGCAGGTGGTATACCAGAAGTGAATACAGAAGGCGTTAGCGGATTTTTAAGTGATGTAGGTGATATTAACGATATGGCCGCAAAAGCAATTACCATTTTAAAGAGTGATAGCGTATTAGAAAGGTTTAAACTTAATGCTTTAAAAGAAGCACAGCGTTTTGATATTCAAAAAGTGGTTCCGCTTTATGAAGAGGTATATGAAAGGGCTTATAAAGGAAGATTCAAAAATGTTTAA
- a CDS encoding OmpA family protein, with amino-acid sequence MKTTTIFSFLLLLMVSSVTFAQDELQITAKDSIVQSSWIFGVGLNAVDDSGNVFDGIFNVGEEWNIVPFPSRLSIGRYFKSGLGLEAIGTYNQYKEGNIIDGEINLEDISYFGVDGRVTYDINKIIGETGWFDPYVGVGAGYTDANNKGRGTYNAVVGFRTWFSDRWGLDFNSTGKWAMSQSEGATNHIQHAAGVVYQFGIEKGLSQRGEEKLELLAAIEKEKQRQTDSINEVNRLKDEALLAERLKKQQEADALAAAEKAKVDAINKRKTEIKSRIENLGNVYFGLNSSVVNYSSKKVLDSLVQVLEEIPTLTLKITSHTDSRGTSKYNDWLSQRRVDKTKDYLLSKGVPAEKLTTEAYGETMLLNECDDNTYCPEDKHAVNRRSEFVIIEF; translated from the coding sequence ATGAAAACTACTACTATTTTTAGTTTTTTATTACTTCTTATGGTGTCATCTGTAACTTTTGCCCAAGATGAACTTCAAATAACGGCAAAAGATAGTATTGTCCAAAGCTCTTGGATTTTCGGTGTTGGTTTAAATGCTGTTGATGATTCAGGTAACGTATTTGATGGTATATTTAATGTTGGTGAAGAATGGAATATTGTTCCTTTTCCTTCCCGTCTAAGTATTGGCAGGTATTTTAAAAGTGGATTGGGTCTAGAAGCAATAGGAACCTACAATCAGTACAAGGAAGGTAATATCATTGATGGAGAAATTAACTTAGAAGACATCAGTTATTTTGGTGTTGACGGTAGAGTAACTTATGATATTAATAAGATTATCGGTGAAACTGGTTGGTTTGATCCTTATGTTGGTGTTGGAGCTGGTTATACAGATGCAAATAATAAAGGAAGAGGTACTTATAATGCTGTTGTAGGTTTTAGGACATGGTTCTCCGATAGATGGGGATTAGATTTTAATTCTACTGGTAAGTGGGCTATGAGCCAAAGTGAAGGCGCTACTAATCATATACAGCATGCAGCGGGAGTTGTTTATCAATTCGGTATTGAAAAAGGTCTTTCGCAACGGGGTGAAGAGAAGTTAGAATTGTTAGCTGCAATTGAAAAAGAAAAGCAACGTCAAACAGATTCTATTAATGAGGTAAATCGTTTAAAAGACGAAGCTTTATTGGCGGAAAGACTAAAGAAACAACAAGAGGCAGATGCACTGGCTGCTGCTGAGAAAGCTAAAGTAGATGCAATAAATAAGCGTAAGACAGAAATTAAGTCTAGAATTGAGAATTTAGGAAATGTATATTTTGGATTAAATTCTTCGGTTGTTAATTATTCATCTAAAAAAGTGTTAGACTCTTTAGTACAGGTTTTAGAAGAAATACCAACTTTGACTTTGAAGATAACCTCTCACACAGATTCGCGTGGCACATCTAAATATAATGATTGGTTATCGCAGCGTAGGGTTGATAAAACTAAGGATTACTTATTGTCTAAAGGCGTACCTGCCGAAAAGTTAACAACAGAAGCTTATGGTGAAACCATGTTATTAAATGAATGTGATGATAATACTTATTGTCCAGAAGATAAACATGCAGTAAACAGACGTTCTGAATTTGTTATAATAGAATTCTAA
- a CDS encoding fibronectin type III domain-containing protein, translating to MKKSGFLVFLLLSIQSCGVDSDVLEYSKDQINITLIFPEDDSECTEGIIVSDTQSELVFEWSDANDNSPYIVHLTNLVSSQTELIESNDTEVAIILDRGVAYSWYVTGKINSSSEIWSFYNEGPSLESTIPYPAIAISPVSGASISQTSTTVNLIWKSEDPDNDIVSYDLFFGEAKDPQLYGTDVTDTRFNDIPVEAGKTYYWKIITKDSISNKSTSEVFTFSVG from the coding sequence GTGAAAAAAAGCGGGTTTTTAGTATTTCTATTGTTATCAATACAATCATGCGGTGTAGATTCAGATGTTTTGGAATACTCCAAAGATCAAATAAATATTACGCTAATCTTCCCTGAAGATGATTCTGAATGTACTGAAGGTATCATCGTTTCAGATACGCAAAGCGAGCTTGTTTTCGAATGGTCAGATGCAAATGATAATAGTCCATATATAGTACATTTAACGAATCTGGTAAGTTCACAGACTGAATTGATAGAAAGTAATGACACAGAAGTTGCCATTATTCTTGATCGAGGTGTAGCCTATTCATGGTATGTAACTGGAAAAATTAACAGTAGTAGTGAAATATGGAGTTTCTATAATGAAGGACCAAGTTTAGAATCTACAATACCCTACCCTGCTATAGCTATTTCACCTGTTTCAGGAGCTTCAATATCGCAAACCAGTACAACGGTTAATTTAATTTGGAAATCTGAAGATCCTGATAACGACATCGTTTCTTATGATTTATTTTTTGGTGAAGCAAAAGATCCTCAGCTTTATGGAACAGATGTAACAGATACTAGATTTAATGATATACCTGTTGAGGCTGGAAAAACCTATTATTGGAAAATTATAACCAAAGATAGTATCAGTAATAAATCTACCTCTGAGGTCTTTACATTTTCTGTAGGTTAA
- a CDS encoding T9SS type A sorting domain-containing protein, with product MLLDFVAFTNYANLKMSGADEYTVQVNGKSFQTRKEQISIPLLDEINAISIYTNQLYQGKYRETIYLGTTPIIYPDPVGNSVSIDLKTLTIDKNEIAIFTEAGVLVHSNNYKVEQAINEINTSSLRSGIYFLRLKNDNFNKSFKLLKQ from the coding sequence GTGCTATTAGACTTCGTTGCTTTTACGAATTATGCAAACTTAAAAATGAGTGGCGCCGATGAATATACCGTGCAAGTAAATGGCAAAAGTTTTCAAACTAGAAAAGAACAAATCAGCATTCCGTTGTTAGATGAAATTAATGCGATAAGTATTTATACAAATCAATTATATCAAGGTAAATATAGAGAAACCATATATTTAGGAACGACTCCTATAATTTATCCCGATCCGGTAGGTAATAGTGTATCAATTGATTTAAAAACTCTTACAATAGATAAGAATGAAATAGCTATTTTTACAGAAGCAGGAGTTTTAGTACATTCTAACAACTATAAAGTTGAACAAGCAATCAATGAAATCAATACTAGCTCACTAAGATCTGGTATTTATTTTTTAAGATTGAAGAATGACAACTTCAATAAATCCTTCAAACTATTAAAACAGTGA
- a CDS encoding FAD/NAD(P)-binding protein: protein MSEKISFIGAGIATSYTLIPLIEKLLMDTKKVDLYLIDKTDNFYSGVPYGKQSGETVLLINDLKSFIPIESHRTHFKNWLNQNIKQLLKTFVKGGELSNTWISDNQKSMEIGEWDDLYVPRFFFGRYIEEQVKTQIKRAKDSKYITIKEIKKEAVDILQLEDGFIINFSDNSSLNCTKIVLSAGSLPNKKLFNQEDKTVSTLEYIDNLYLPTIDSNIKEAVNVLHNRNKNELKTNILVLGANASGLEAIYRIFDQQQFKKGQNTFTCLSTHGTMPDGTVNHDKLKTFNTVNLNLLKNSKDITADQIALAVNKDLDLAESLNLGAASTVGIISNGFGSLLPRLNQQELIKFACNHGNQIGRRQRCAGIHYLSVIDQLVDEKKFFQIKGRFQNLELLNNAFQLNYSSPENNVLKKINDFHIVINCLGSINLESEYIPELFKNIFNKNLASVNNSKIGIKVDSNLQASKDFYVAGPMLAGNLIEDRALWHLEHCGRIIWSSEILAEKIYKNLYL from the coding sequence ATGTCCGAAAAAATTTCATTTATCGGTGCGGGAATCGCTACAAGTTATACCTTAATTCCATTAATAGAAAAATTATTAATGGATACAAAAAAAGTAGATTTATATCTAATAGATAAAACAGATAATTTCTATAGTGGTGTACCTTATGGTAAACAGTCTGGAGAAACTGTATTGCTCATAAATGATCTAAAAAGTTTTATTCCTATTGAAAGTCATAGAACTCATTTTAAAAATTGGCTAAATCAAAATATAAAACAATTATTAAAGACTTTCGTAAAAGGCGGTGAACTTTCAAACACATGGATTTCTGATAATCAGAAAAGTATGGAGATTGGTGAATGGGACGATTTATACGTACCGAGATTCTTTTTTGGTAGATATATTGAAGAGCAGGTCAAAACACAAATTAAAAGAGCAAAAGATTCAAAATACATTACCATAAAAGAAATTAAAAAAGAAGCTGTTGACATTCTTCAATTAGAAGATGGTTTCATTATAAATTTCAGCGATAATTCGTCTCTAAATTGCACTAAAATTGTTTTGTCGGCAGGATCTTTGCCAAATAAAAAACTATTTAATCAAGAAGATAAAACTGTATCTACATTAGAATACATCGATAATTTATATCTTCCAACAATAGACTCTAACATAAAAGAGGCTGTAAACGTTCTCCATAATAGAAATAAAAATGAACTTAAAACTAATATATTAGTTTTAGGAGCTAATGCGAGTGGGCTCGAGGCTATTTATAGAATTTTTGACCAACAACAGTTTAAAAAAGGACAGAATACTTTTACCTGTCTATCCACACATGGCACAATGCCCGATGGCACGGTAAACCATGATAAACTAAAAACCTTTAATACGGTAAATTTAAATCTACTAAAGAATTCTAAGGATATTACTGCAGATCAAATTGCCTTAGCGGTAAATAAAGATTTAGATCTTGCCGAAAGCTTAAATTTAGGCGCTGCCTCAACAGTAGGTATCATATCTAATGGTTTCGGAAGTCTATTACCAAGATTAAATCAACAAGAATTAATTAAATTCGCATGCAATCATGGAAATCAAATTGGCAGAAGACAAAGATGCGCTGGCATTCATTACTTATCTGTTATAGATCAGTTGGTTGATGAGAAAAAATTCTTTCAAATAAAAGGTAGGTTTCAAAATTTAGAGCTTCTAAATAATGCCTTCCAGTTAAATTATTCATCTCCAGAAAATAATGTATTAAAAAAAATAAACGATTTTCATATTGTTATTAATTGCCTAGGCAGCATTAATTTGGAAAGCGAATACATACCTGAATTATTCAAAAATATATTCAATAAGAATCTTGCTTCCGTAAATAATTCTAAAATTGGAATTAAAGTAGACAGTAACCTTCAGGCTTCAAAAGATTTTTATGTTGCAGGTCCTATGCTCGCTGGAAATTTAATTGAAGACCGAGCTCTTTGGCATTTAGAACATTGCGGAAGAATCATTTGGAGCAGTGAAATATTAGCAGAGAAAATCTATAAAAACCTATATTTATAA